The Sinomicrobium kalidii genome contains a region encoding:
- a CDS encoding glycoside hydrolase family 97 protein, with protein MKRILVLCGLVLSIVAHAQNNISVSGPDGNLEVEVSVNKGKALYNVTYKGQSFLENSPLGLMTNEGDFTSGLSFVESSEGEVEKEYTQDRIKRSEISYKANTLKYTLKNKADKMISIVFRVSDNDIAFRYELPVWGKTRACVVEREITGFRFPGFTTTFLSPMMKPMTGFARTAPSYESGYDPDAAMSENNSAGGYVFPGLFHIGERGWALVSETGARSLYTASHLSRYTNGVYTVDYPSPEQNNGFGSTGAQLGLPGVTPWRTITVGETLKPIVETTIPFDVVDPLYEPSEDYKYGRGTWSWIIWQDPSMNYDDQVKYIDLAAALNFEYILIDAWWDREIGYEKMEELVSYARSKGVDVFLWYNSNGTANDAFMTPLNKMNTSISRKEEMKWLKKVGVKGLKVDFFGGDKQETMRLYEDILSDANDYGLMIIFHGATLPRGWERMFPNFVGSEAVLASEMLVFVQDTREKEAFYASLHPFIRNSVASMEFGGVILNKYLNKGNKKGQKRLTTDGFQLATSILFQNPVQMFALTPDNLTDVPGFEIDFMKKVPTTWNETLYIDGYPGKYSVLARRHKEKWYVAGVNAEDKAKKLKLSLPMFAGKTVTIYNDNKDRETYMEKIKVSRNGTLQLTIQSKGGFVLAQ; from the coding sequence ATGAAAAGAATACTTGTTTTATGTGGCCTCGTGCTCTCCATAGTAGCCCACGCACAAAATAACATCTCGGTTTCCGGTCCGGACGGAAACCTGGAGGTCGAGGTATCGGTCAATAAGGGCAAAGCTTTGTATAATGTAACCTATAAGGGACAATCTTTTCTGGAAAACTCTCCCCTGGGACTTATGACCAATGAGGGGGATTTTACCTCCGGCCTGAGTTTCGTGGAATCATCCGAAGGGGAAGTGGAAAAAGAATACACACAGGACAGGATAAAGAGATCGGAAATATCCTATAAGGCAAATACACTGAAATACACCCTGAAGAATAAAGCGGATAAGATGATTTCCATAGTATTCCGGGTAAGTGATAACGATATTGCCTTCCGTTACGAGTTGCCGGTGTGGGGGAAAACCAGAGCCTGTGTAGTGGAGCGGGAAATTACCGGTTTCAGGTTTCCCGGATTTACCACCACATTTTTATCGCCCATGATGAAACCCATGACCGGTTTTGCCCGTACGGCCCCGAGTTACGAGAGCGGCTACGATCCCGATGCCGCCATGAGCGAGAATAACTCCGCAGGAGGTTATGTGTTCCCCGGGCTTTTTCATATCGGGGAACGCGGCTGGGCCCTGGTTTCGGAGACCGGGGCACGGAGCCTGTACACCGCTTCGCATTTAAGCCGCTATACCAACGGCGTGTATACTGTTGACTATCCTTCCCCGGAACAAAATAACGGTTTCGGAAGTACAGGCGCACAGTTGGGGCTTCCGGGAGTGACCCCCTGGAGGACCATTACCGTTGGGGAAACATTAAAACCCATAGTGGAAACCACCATCCCGTTTGATGTGGTCGACCCCCTCTATGAACCGTCTGAAGATTACAAATACGGCCGGGGTACATGGAGCTGGATCATCTGGCAGGACCCCAGTATGAATTACGACGACCAGGTAAAATACATAGACCTGGCAGCGGCATTGAATTTTGAATATATACTCATAGATGCCTGGTGGGACAGGGAGATCGGCTATGAAAAAATGGAAGAACTTGTCAGCTATGCCCGGTCTAAAGGAGTGGACGTTTTTTTGTGGTATAACTCCAACGGCACTGCCAACGATGCCTTTATGACACCTTTAAACAAAATGAATACCTCCATTTCCAGAAAGGAAGAAATGAAATGGCTTAAAAAAGTAGGAGTTAAAGGCTTGAAAGTGGACTTCTTTGGTGGTGACAAGCAAGAAACCATGCGCCTGTACGAAGATATCCTTTCCGATGCCAATGATTATGGCCTGATGATCATTTTTCACGGGGCCACGCTTCCGAGGGGTTGGGAGAGAATGTTCCCCAATTTTGTGGGGAGCGAAGCGGTCCTCGCCTCTGAAATGCTGGTTTTTGTTCAGGATACGCGCGAAAAGGAGGCCTTCTATGCCAGCCTTCATCCTTTTATTCGGAACAGTGTGGCCAGTATGGAGTTCGGAGGCGTTATACTGAATAAATACCTCAATAAAGGAAACAAAAAAGGACAAAAACGCTTAACCACCGATGGGTTCCAGCTAGCCACAAGTATTCTTTTCCAGAACCCGGTACAAATGTTTGCATTGACTCCGGATAACCTTACCGATGTTCCCGGGTTTGAGATCGATTTTATGAAAAAGGTCCCTACCACCTGGAATGAAACCCTGTATATTGACGGTTATCCGGGCAAATACAGTGTCCTTGCCCGCAGGCATAAGGAAAAATGGTATGTCGCAGGTGTGAATGCCGAAGACAAGGCCAAAAAGCTAAAATTAAGCCTGCCCATGTTTGCCGGAAAAACAGTGACCATATATAATGACAATAAGGACAGGGAAACGTACATGGAAAAAATAAAAGTTTCCCGTAACGGAACGTTACAACTGACCATTCAATCCAAAGGAGGATTTGTATTAGCTCAATAA
- a CDS encoding glycoside hydrolase family 95 protein, which produces MIRVLKLLLPIILLGPGMAFSQPDMVLWYDRPATHFEETLVLGNGKHGASVFGGVQSEKIYLNDATLWSGEPVDLYMNPEAHKHIPEIREALKAEDYRRAERLNRKIQGKFSQSYAPLGTMYIDFRHQGDAENYRRELDIDRAVSRVRYNLNGIRYTREYFVSHPDKVMVVRLSGSKKGALSFDVKFQSLLKYESTGSTGVLKVNGYAPYHTSPNYWPDENPVRFDKDRGTRFSTYFKVVNRGGTVKVTDSTIQVKNADEAIVLVSMATSFNGFDKDPAKEGVDHKAIAQKQLADASAKSYRALKQEHLQDYQSFFKRVTLNLEGSETPGLPTDERLKRYTSGAEDKALETLYFQYGRYLLISSSRTRGVPANLQGIWNPHIRPPWSSNYTMNINAEENYWLAESANLTEMHDPFLSFIGNLARTGKVTAKTFYGVDQGWAACHNSDIWAMSNPVGDFGKGEPVWACWNMGGTWAVTHLWDHYLYTGDRNFLKEYAYPLMKGAAEFCLAWLVEDKQGYLVTSPSTSPENVYLTPDGFKGATLYGATSDLAMIRECFAQVIKASEELGSDMEFRDSLKTAMNRMYPYKTGKKGNLQEWYHDWEDAEPQHRHQSHLFGLYPGQQINPEKTPELADACRKTLEIRGDETTGWSKGWRINLWARLWDGNRAYKLFRQLLTYVAPDGARKTNYGGGGGTYPNLLDAHPPFQIDGNFGGAAGVIEMLMQSDEEEIRLLPALPDAWPSGSIKGIRARGGFELSVSWKNGMLTGVEVFSGSGNECNLHYKGQRIKFKTEKGHSYALDARLKLKRS; this is translated from the coding sequence ATGATTCGCGTTCTAAAACTTCTGCTTCCCATTATATTGCTTGGCCCGGGGATGGCCTTTTCACAACCGGATATGGTCTTGTGGTACGACCGGCCGGCGACCCATTTCGAAGAAACACTTGTTCTGGGAAACGGAAAGCACGGGGCGTCTGTTTTTGGTGGGGTCCAATCCGAAAAGATATACCTGAACGATGCCACCCTGTGGTCCGGCGAACCGGTGGACCTTTATATGAACCCGGAAGCGCATAAACATATCCCGGAGATCCGCGAAGCGCTGAAAGCGGAAGACTACCGGCGGGCAGAGCGGCTGAACAGAAAAATCCAGGGAAAGTTTTCCCAGTCCTATGCTCCTCTGGGGACCATGTACATTGATTTCAGGCATCAGGGAGATGCTGAGAATTACCGTAGGGAACTGGATATAGACCGGGCGGTCTCGCGGGTGAGATATAACCTGAACGGAATCCGTTACACCCGCGAATACTTTGTTTCCCACCCGGATAAGGTAATGGTCGTCAGGCTGTCAGGCAGTAAAAAAGGGGCTTTGAGTTTTGATGTGAAATTCCAAAGCCTGCTCAAATACGAAAGTACGGGCAGTACGGGAGTATTGAAGGTAAACGGTTATGCCCCATACCACACAAGCCCGAATTACTGGCCCGATGAAAACCCCGTTCGTTTCGATAAAGACCGCGGTACTCGTTTTTCAACTTATTTTAAGGTAGTGAACAGGGGCGGTACCGTAAAAGTAACAGACAGTACCATACAGGTAAAAAATGCCGATGAGGCGATAGTGTTGGTGTCCATGGCCACCAGTTTCAACGGTTTTGATAAAGACCCGGCAAAAGAGGGAGTTGATCATAAAGCCATTGCACAAAAACAACTTGCCGATGCTTCTGCAAAAAGCTATCGGGCTCTAAAGCAGGAACATCTGCAGGATTACCAGTCCTTTTTTAAGCGGGTGACGCTAAACCTGGAAGGAAGTGAAACTCCCGGCTTACCTACCGATGAACGATTAAAACGATATACTTCCGGGGCGGAAGACAAAGCCCTTGAAACACTTTATTTTCAATACGGCCGCTATCTGCTGATATCGAGTTCCAGGACCCGGGGAGTACCTGCGAATTTACAGGGGATATGGAACCCCCATATACGGCCGCCCTGGAGCAGTAACTACACGATGAATATTAACGCGGAGGAAAATTACTGGCTGGCGGAATCTGCCAACCTCACCGAAATGCACGATCCTTTCCTGTCGTTTATCGGCAACCTTGCCCGGACCGGGAAAGTCACGGCAAAGACATTTTACGGGGTGGATCAGGGATGGGCCGCGTGCCATAATTCGGATATCTGGGCCATGAGCAACCCTGTAGGCGACTTCGGGAAGGGAGAACCGGTATGGGCATGTTGGAATATGGGAGGGACCTGGGCCGTGACCCATCTCTGGGACCATTATCTATACACGGGGGACCGGAATTTTTTAAAGGAATATGCCTACCCGCTGATGAAGGGTGCAGCGGAATTCTGCCTGGCGTGGCTCGTGGAGGATAAACAGGGCTACCTGGTCACTTCACCGTCCACATCCCCGGAGAATGTATATCTTACGCCGGATGGCTTTAAGGGGGCAACACTCTATGGAGCCACTTCCGACCTCGCCATGATCAGGGAGTGCTTTGCCCAGGTCATAAAGGCATCGGAAGAGCTCGGTTCGGATATGGAGTTCAGGGATAGCCTGAAAACCGCCATGAACCGGATGTATCCCTATAAAACCGGAAAAAAGGGAAACCTGCAGGAATGGTATCACGACTGGGAAGACGCGGAGCCGCAACACCGTCATCAATCCCATTTATTCGGCCTATACCCGGGACAGCAGATAAACCCGGAAAAAACGCCTGAACTAGCGGATGCCTGCCGTAAAACCCTTGAGATCAGGGGCGATGAGACCACAGGATGGTCAAAGGGCTGGCGCATTAACCTGTGGGCCAGGCTTTGGGACGGCAACCGCGCCTATAAACTGTTCCGGCAACTGCTGACCTATGTAGCACCCGACGGTGCGCGAAAAACGAATTACGGTGGAGGAGGGGGCACCTACCCGAACCTGCTGGACGCCCACCCGCCGTTTCAGATCGATGGAAATTTCGGGGGCGCGGCAGGAGTTATTGAGATGCTCATGCAGTCGGATGAAGAGGAGATCCGCCTTTTGCCCGCCCTGCCCGATGCATGGCCTTCGGGATCAATAAAAGGGATTCGTGCCAGGGGAGGCTTTGAACTGTCCGTATCCTGGAAAAACGGTATGTTGACAGGGGTTGAGGTTTTTTCCGGATCCGGGAACGAATGCAACTTACATTACAAAGGTCAGCGTATAAAATTTAAAACCGAAAAAGGACATTCGTACGCCCTGGATGCCCGGTTAAAATTAAAACGCAGCTAA
- a CDS encoding glycoside hydrolase family 43 protein codes for MEFSYKKITAFILFIVHCGLANAQNPIIQTSYTADPAPMVYHDKLYLYTSHDEDGSTWFTMNDWRLYTTEDMVNWTDHGAVLSYKDFSWGKMNAWAPQCIERDGKFYMYVPVTDRDNKNGIGVAVADSPYGPFIDPLDKPLISNSMADIDPTVFVDDDGQAYLMWGNPVCYYVKLNEDMISIQGEIEQFPNTVESFGKREGEENPRRPTTYEEGPWLYKRNGLYYMFFAAGPLPEHIGYATANSVTGPWKYRGVVMPTEGGAFTNHPGVVDFKGNTYFFYHNGALPGGSGFTRSVAVEKAEFEKDGSIVQMKMTDGIEKSLKTLNPYIKTEAETIAWSEGVKSMENDVVGVFITAMQNNAYIKVRDVDFRETGPSGFTARTGTVHNGQVRMEIRVDSLDGKLLGTVDVPLTGGDDRWALVSTHVENVKGVHDVYFVFKGKASSKILYFDYWKFSE; via the coding sequence ATGGAATTCAGCTATAAAAAAATCACCGCTTTCATACTATTCATTGTGCATTGTGGTTTGGCTAATGCTCAAAACCCCATTATTCAGACCAGTTATACGGCCGATCCCGCTCCGATGGTATATCATGACAAGCTCTATCTTTATACCTCTCACGACGAAGACGGATCCACCTGGTTTACCATGAATGACTGGAGGCTGTACACTACCGAAGATATGGTCAACTGGACAGATCATGGGGCAGTCCTGTCCTATAAGGACTTTAGCTGGGGCAAGATGAATGCCTGGGCTCCGCAGTGCATTGAGCGGGATGGCAAATTCTATATGTATGTGCCGGTTACCGACAGGGACAATAAAAACGGTATAGGAGTAGCGGTGGCAGACAGCCCTTATGGCCCTTTTATTGATCCTTTGGACAAACCTCTGATCAGCAATAGTATGGCTGATATCGACCCTACTGTTTTTGTGGATGACGATGGCCAGGCTTACCTGATGTGGGGAAACCCGGTCTGTTATTATGTCAAACTGAACGAGGATATGATCTCCATTCAAGGGGAAATAGAGCAGTTTCCCAATACGGTAGAATCCTTCGGAAAGCGGGAAGGGGAGGAAAACCCCCGCAGGCCTACCACTTATGAGGAGGGCCCCTGGTTGTATAAACGCAACGGGCTGTACTATATGTTTTTTGCAGCGGGCCCATTGCCCGAACATATCGGATATGCTACCGCTAATAGTGTAACAGGCCCCTGGAAATACAGGGGAGTGGTAATGCCAACTGAAGGCGGGGCTTTTACAAACCATCCCGGTGTTGTGGATTTCAAAGGAAATACATACTTTTTTTATCACAATGGCGCTTTGCCCGGCGGAAGCGGATTTACACGTTCTGTTGCGGTTGAAAAAGCGGAATTCGAAAAAGATGGTTCTATAGTACAAATGAAAATGACCGACGGTATAGAAAAAAGTTTGAAAACCCTTAACCCTTATATCAAGACCGAAGCAGAAACCATAGCCTGGTCCGAAGGTGTCAAATCCATGGAAAATGATGTGGTAGGTGTTTTTATAACAGCCATGCAGAACAATGCCTATATCAAGGTCAGGGATGTGGACTTCAGGGAAACAGGCCCCTCAGGATTTACGGCGAGAACGGGAACCGTTCATAACGGGCAGGTACGTATGGAGATCAGGGTGGACAGCCTTGACGGGAAGCTGTTAGGAACGGTGGATGTTCCCCTTACGGGCGGAGATGACAGATGGGCGCTGGTATCAACTCATGTGGAAAACGTAAAAGGTGTACATGATGTATATTTTGTCTTCAAGGGAAAAGCATCAAGTAAAATTTTGTATTTTGATTATTGGAAATTTTCGGAGTAG
- a CDS encoding hybrid sensor histidine kinase/response regulator transcription factor, producing MYSTDAELSSSLINQVFQDSRGSIWILTQDGVNCYDGAKFRKFEHSENNASSLLHNYARVVFEDSSGRLLFGFFDGLQIYDYDTQSFRQIPLYTWDKVELQPHVTSITERKNGDILIGTSGFGIFVLSEERGLLSAIQKPQLSNSGFIHKLFEDDMQNLWILSQDQGLFKVSPSREIHQFFDTRPGEGGISDICQHRNGNIYASNLHDGLFEYDKGTNSFSPVTKRLPVKTLYVNRENDILIGTDGEGIRLFDPETGQINDLNPGINRFDFSKTKIHSITEDQAGNLWVGIYQKGVMLIPYASKNFRYIGYQSAKNNTIGSNCVMSVFKDHKGVVWVGTDGDGLYGVTPDGRQLAHFAPPGAPASIMTIYEDSENRLWVGSYLEGLARVDRKTGIFHYGANSTELPGNVYAITEDQDKNLWIGSMGGGLFLRDPITGRFTNYCNSPNGKTGDHLNNKWINCLLHTGDNRLYIGTYDGLSCLDLETKSFLTTYGTNHILGQTIIYALYEDNKKNLWIGTSEGLYCKPEGRDDLKKYTVANGLPSNFICAIKGDRENKLWISTHHGISKFDPKKQQFFNYYLQDGLQGNEFSKGAAHSGHSGHLIFGGTNGITLFSPELITDEEKTPRVKITACYVENREVRKGIKSGAYDIISQNIMESDTINLSHRDNTFSLELATTNFIAPEKIVYHYSLNQNEWVSLRRGVNTITFNDLLPGNYTFRVRAEENKLFSPPREITVVIHPPWYATAGAKTGYAVFIVLMGLLIYKQIRQRYKTREKIRKQQYENQVNEAKLQFFVNISHEIKTPISLIINPVNKLIRQDSSKERQKTYKTIQRNSERILRLTNQLIDVRKMDKGQISLNFQKTEIIGFIQKVCTLFKDQVRSKNILFEFKHDMDLLYMYIDPGYFDKVIQNVLSNAFKFTPHHGSICIKLEKRSDKGEDRVRITVSDSGTGIKPGETERIFNRFYQDPDNTTVEGTGIGLHFTRSIVSLHHGRIWAENNSTPGEKGAVFIMEIPLEAHYFKLPSSPAREVSLCDYQPKREPYITHFSRETDENDVARSKTRYSILIVDDDKDIRNYLRKELASLYHVAECSNGKEALARILQKNPDLVISDIKMPETDGITLCKKIKQNVNINHIPVILLTARTTVNDNIKGLSMGADVYLSKPFNIEILKKTVHNLIKNRELLKNIFSGNQIKESHLYKINIKSADEKLLQKATQFINDNIDNPELNVEMMAAEIGISRVHLFRKLKELTNQSPRDFIKNIRLKQAGELLTSKKLSITEVAYATGFSNVSKFSSGFKEFYGMPPSAYKGRTETVKNV from the coding sequence ACATTCGGAAAACAATGCGTCTTCTCTTCTGCATAATTATGCCCGCGTGGTTTTTGAGGACAGTTCGGGGCGTCTTCTGTTCGGTTTCTTCGACGGGCTCCAGATCTACGATTACGACACACAATCCTTTAGACAAATCCCCTTATACACATGGGACAAGGTTGAGTTGCAGCCGCATGTGACTTCCATCACCGAGCGGAAGAACGGAGATATCCTGATAGGCACTTCGGGGTTCGGAATATTTGTATTGAGTGAAGAAAGGGGGCTTCTTTCCGCTATCCAGAAGCCACAGCTGAGCAACTCGGGATTTATCCACAAACTTTTTGAAGACGATATGCAGAACTTGTGGATACTCAGCCAGGACCAGGGGCTTTTTAAAGTTTCCCCCAGCCGGGAAATACATCAGTTTTTCGATACCCGTCCCGGGGAAGGAGGCATTTCCGATATATGTCAGCACAGAAACGGGAATATTTATGCCAGTAACCTCCATGACGGGCTGTTCGAATACGATAAAGGAACAAACTCCTTCAGCCCTGTAACAAAGCGGCTTCCTGTGAAAACACTATATGTCAACAGGGAAAACGATATTCTGATCGGCACGGACGGCGAAGGTATCAGGTTATTCGACCCCGAAACCGGACAAATAAACGATCTGAACCCCGGCATCAACCGGTTTGATTTTTCAAAAACCAAAATCCATTCCATAACCGAGGACCAGGCGGGAAATCTATGGGTAGGCATCTACCAGAAAGGCGTGATGCTCATCCCGTATGCATCAAAAAATTTCCGGTATATCGGTTATCAGTCAGCCAAGAACAACACCATCGGGTCCAATTGTGTGATGTCTGTGTTTAAAGACCATAAAGGAGTGGTCTGGGTCGGTACGGACGGAGATGGTCTATACGGCGTAACTCCGGACGGCAGGCAGCTGGCTCATTTTGCGCCACCGGGTGCTCCGGCTTCCATCATGACTATATATGAAGACTCGGAAAACCGGTTATGGGTGGGCTCCTACCTGGAAGGACTGGCCCGTGTAGACCGAAAAACGGGGATATTTCATTATGGTGCTAATTCGACTGAGCTGCCCGGGAATGTTTATGCCATTACGGAAGACCAGGATAAAAACCTGTGGATCGGCTCTATGGGAGGGGGATTATTTTTGCGGGACCCGATAACCGGCCGATTCACCAATTACTGTAATTCCCCGAACGGGAAAACCGGGGATCATCTCAATAACAAGTGGATAAACTGCCTGTTGCATACGGGTGACAACAGGCTTTATATCGGCACCTATGACGGACTAAGCTGCCTCGACCTTGAGACAAAGTCGTTCCTAACTACATACGGCACCAACCACATACTCGGCCAAACCATTATCTATGCCCTGTACGAGGATAACAAAAAGAACCTTTGGATCGGAACTTCCGAAGGCTTGTACTGCAAACCCGAAGGTCGTGATGATCTGAAAAAATACACTGTGGCAAACGGCCTTCCCAGCAATTTTATCTGTGCCATTAAAGGAGATCGTGAAAATAAGCTGTGGATAAGCACACATCACGGAATTTCAAAATTCGACCCCAAAAAACAACAATTTTTCAATTACTATCTCCAGGACGGGCTCCAGGGCAATGAGTTCAGCAAAGGGGCCGCCCATTCGGGCCATTCCGGGCACCTCATCTTCGGAGGGACGAACGGCATAACACTTTTCTCCCCGGAGCTCATTACCGATGAAGAAAAAACACCCCGGGTCAAAATTACGGCCTGCTATGTAGAGAACAGGGAAGTCAGAAAAGGCATAAAATCGGGAGCCTATGATATTATAAGCCAAAATATTATGGAATCCGATACGATCAACCTGTCGCACCGCGACAATACTTTCAGCCTGGAACTTGCCACCACAAATTTTATTGCGCCCGAGAAAATCGTCTATCATTATTCGCTGAATCAGAATGAGTGGGTTAGCCTCAGAAGGGGAGTGAACACCATTACATTCAATGACCTGCTTCCCGGAAACTATACCTTCAGGGTCAGGGCCGAAGAAAACAAGCTGTTCTCACCCCCCAGGGAGATCACTGTCGTTATTCACCCGCCCTGGTATGCCACTGCAGGAGCAAAAACCGGTTATGCCGTTTTTATTGTACTTATGGGGCTTTTAATCTACAAGCAGATCCGCCAGCGCTACAAAACCCGGGAAAAGATCAGGAAACAACAGTATGAAAACCAGGTAAACGAGGCAAAACTGCAGTTTTTTGTCAATATTTCCCATGAAATAAAAACACCTATATCACTTATCATCAATCCGGTGAATAAGCTCATCCGCCAGGACAGCAGCAAGGAACGGCAAAAAACATACAAGACCATACAGCGAAATTCGGAGCGTATCCTCCGTTTGACCAACCAGTTGATTGACGTGCGGAAAATGGACAAAGGACAGATATCCCTGAACTTTCAAAAAACGGAGATCATCGGCTTTATTCAAAAGGTGTGTACCCTCTTCAAAGATCAGGTACGATCCAAGAACATCCTTTTTGAATTCAAACACGATATGGATCTCCTCTATATGTATATCGATCCCGGGTATTTTGACAAGGTCATTCAAAACGTTCTTTCCAATGCCTTTAAATTCACGCCGCACCACGGTTCAATCTGCATAAAACTGGAAAAAAGGTCCGATAAGGGTGAAGACCGTGTGCGAATAACCGTAAGTGACAGCGGAACCGGCATAAAGCCCGGGGAAACGGAACGTATATTCAACCGTTTTTACCAGGACCCGGATAACACGACCGTAGAAGGGACGGGAATAGGCCTGCACTTTACGCGCTCCATCGTTTCCCTGCATCATGGCAGGATCTGGGCAGAAAACAACAGTACTCCGGGAGAAAAGGGAGCGGTTTTTATCATGGAGATCCCTCTGGAAGCGCATTATTTCAAGCTTCCTTCCTCGCCTGCCCGAGAAGTATCCTTATGTGATTACCAGCCAAAAAGAGAGCCGTACATCACTCACTTTTCCCGGGAAACGGATGAAAATGATGTGGCAAGATCAAAGACCAGGTACAGTATTCTTATTGTAGATGACGATAAAGATATCCGTAATTACCTCCGCAAAGAGCTTGCCTCCCTGTATCATGTTGCCGAATGCAGCAATGGCAAGGAGGCGCTTGCCCGTATCCTGCAAAAAAATCCGGACCTGGTCATTAGCGACATAAAAATGCCCGAAACCGACGGGATCACCCTGTGCAAAAAGATCAAACAGAACGTCAATATAAATCATATCCCGGTGATCCTGCTTACTGCAAGAACGACCGTAAACGACAATATCAAAGGATTGTCCATGGGCGCCGATGTGTATCTCTCCAAGCCCTTTAATATCGAGATACTTAAAAAGACGGTCCATAACCTCATAAAAAACAGGGAATTGCTTAAAAACATATTCAGCGGGAACCAGATCAAGGAGAGCCATCTTTATAAGATCAATATCAAATCGGCAGACGAGAAACTATTGCAAAAGGCCACGCAATTCATCAATGACAATATCGACAACCCGGAACTCAACGTGGAGATGATGGCGGCAGAGATCGGTATCAGCCGGGTACATTTATTCAGGAAACTAAAGGAGCTTACCAATCAGTCTCCCCGCGATTTCATCAAAAACATCCGTCTGAAACAGGCCGGGGAACTACTGACCTCCAAAAAACTGAGCATTACGGAAGTGGCTTATGCCACAGGGTTTTCAAACGTTTCCAAATTCTCTTCCGGCTTCAAGGAGTTCTATGGCATGCCTCCTTCCGCCTATAAAGGCCGGACGGAAACCGTTAAGAATGTTTAA